A single genomic interval of Polaribacter vadi harbors:
- a CDS encoding adenylate kinase, with amino-acid sequence MNILKLDDLYFKPYIHKDEITRIVKKLAHQVKADMPKDEIPVFVGILNGCFLFAADFIREYKGNCEVSFVKLASYQGTTSTEKVKHLVGINEDLTGRTVIILEDIIDTGSTLQEIYNIFKDKNVKKLKVVSLFFKPDVYRKELPIDYIGKSIADKFIVGYGLDYNGLGRNYASIYQLSTKPKMKNIVLFGPPGAGKGTQATFLKDMYNLVHISTGDVFRFNIKNATELGLLAKEYMDQGDLVPDEVTINMLKAEVEKNADANGFIFDGFPRTQSQAEALDAFLADKGEQINGMIALEVPEDILVTRLLERGKTSGRTDDTDESKIRNRFNEYNTKTSILKNYFADQDKYYGINGVGSIKEITERIAEVFDAL; translated from the coding sequence ATGAATATTTTAAAGCTTGACGATTTATATTTTAAACCTTATATCCATAAGGATGAAATTACTCGAATTGTAAAAAAATTAGCACACCAAGTAAAAGCAGATATGCCAAAAGACGAAATACCTGTTTTTGTAGGTATTTTAAATGGATGTTTTTTATTTGCTGCTGATTTTATAAGAGAATATAAAGGAAATTGTGAAGTATCTTTTGTGAAGTTAGCTTCTTATCAAGGCACAACTTCCACAGAAAAAGTAAAACATTTGGTAGGTATCAATGAAGACTTAACAGGTAGAACTGTTATTATTTTAGAAGATATTATAGATACAGGCTCAACTTTGCAAGAAATTTATAATATTTTTAAAGATAAAAATGTAAAAAAATTAAAAGTAGTTTCGTTATTTTTTAAACCAGATGTGTATAGAAAAGAACTCCCAATAGATTATATTGGTAAAAGTATAGCAGACAAATTTATTGTAGGTTATGGTTTAGATTATAATGGATTAGGAAGAAATTACGCATCAATATATCAACTATCAACAAAACCTAAAATGAAAAACATCGTATTATTTGGACCTCCAGGAGCAGGAAAAGGAACACAAGCTACATTTTTAAAAGATATGTATAATTTAGTGCATATTTCTACAGGAGATGTATTTCGTTTCAATATTAAAAATGCTACTGAATTAGGTTTATTAGCGAAAGAATATATGGATCAAGGAGATTTGGTGCCAGATGAAGTAACCATAAATATGTTAAAAGCAGAAGTAGAAAAAAATGCAGATGCAAATGGCTTTATTTTTGATGGTTTTCCAAGAACACAATCTCAAGCAGAAGCTTTGGATGCTTTTTTAGCTGATAAAGGCGAACAAATTAATGGAATGATTGCTTTAGAAGTTCCTGAAGATATTTTAGTAACTCGCTTATTAGAAAGAGGTAAAACAAGTGGAAGAACAGACGATACTGATGAAAGCAAAATTAGAAATCGTTTTAACGAATACAATACCAAAACTTCAATTTTAAAAAATTATTTTGCAGATCAAGATAAATATTATGGAATTAATGGAGTTGGTTCTATAAAAGAAATAACAGAAAGAATTGCTGAAGTATTTGATGCTTTGTAA
- the obgE gene encoding GTPase ObgE gives MTEGNFVDYIKIYASSGKGGQGSVHLHREKFITKGGPDGGDGGRGGHIILRGDKNMWTLFHLKFKRHFRAEGGGAGSASRSSGADASDVYIDVPLGTIIKDADTDEVILEITEDKKEVILLQGGKGGLGNWNFKTSTNQTPRYAQPGIDGLDGWFRMELKLLADVGLVGFPNAGKSTLLSVLTSAKPKIADYAFTTLKPNLGIVEHRNHQTFVMADIPGIIEGAAEGKGLGHRFLRHIERNSALLFLIPADSDDINKEYEILLNELKKHNPELLDKERLLAISKTDMLDEELQAEIKEALPKGVEAIFISSVAEIGLQELKDKLWKMLN, from the coding sequence ATGACTGAAGGAAATTTTGTTGATTACATAAAGATTTACGCATCTTCTGGAAAAGGAGGACAAGGATCTGTGCATTTACACAGAGAAAAGTTTATAACCAAAGGTGGTCCTGATGGAGGAGATGGAGGACGTGGAGGACATATTATTTTGCGTGGAGACAAAAATATGTGGACGTTGTTTCATTTAAAATTTAAAAGACACTTTAGAGCAGAAGGTGGTGGAGCAGGAAGTGCAAGTAGAAGTTCTGGTGCAGATGCATCAGATGTTTATATTGATGTGCCTTTAGGAACCATTATAAAAGATGCAGATACAGACGAAGTAATTTTAGAAATAACTGAAGATAAAAAAGAAGTTATTTTATTACAAGGTGGTAAAGGAGGTCTTGGAAACTGGAACTTTAAAACATCTACAAATCAAACACCAAGATATGCACAGCCAGGTATTGATGGTTTAGATGGTTGGTTTAGAATGGAGCTAAAATTATTAGCTGATGTTGGTTTAGTTGGTTTTCCAAATGCTGGTAAATCTACTTTATTATCTGTTTTAACATCAGCAAAACCTAAAATTGCAGATTATGCTTTTACAACTTTAAAACCTAATTTAGGAATTGTAGAACATAGAAATCATCAAACTTTTGTAATGGCAGATATTCCTGGAATTATAGAAGGTGCTGCAGAAGGTAAAGGTTTAGGACATCGTTTTTTAAGACATATTGAGCGTAATTCGGCTTTATTATTCTTAATTCCTGCAGATTCTGATGATATCAATAAAGAATATGAAATTCTTTTAAACGAGCTTAAAAAGCATAATCCTGAATTGTTAGATAAAGAGCGTTTATTGGCTATTTCTAAAACAGATATGTTAGATGAGGAATTACAAGCAGAAATAAAAGAGGCATTGCCAAAAGGTGTGGAAGCTATATTTATTTCTTCTGTTGCAGAAATTGGCTTGCAAGAATTGAAAGATAAACTTTGGAAAATGTTGAATTAA
- a CDS encoding tetratricopeptide repeat protein, translating to MKFRFIKKHILSCIFFTASFAMFSQQTVVDANIVSDFNNALKLYNDKAYAAAQKGFEKVQNTAKESSSLKADATYYDAMCAVRLNQTAADEKVLNFVDENPTSNKKNKAFFNVANYYFANKKAAHALKWYEKVNTDLLSEENKKELNFKMGYGLLIAKAYELSKDKFLPLINDAKYGNDSRYYYGYIAYKLEDYGIAASTLKQIENDKTYKAEISYYLLDISFKAGEFEKCIEVGTELLKTARRNDISEISKIIGESYFNLKKYAAAIPYLKGYTGKGGKLNNTDYYQLGYAYYKQNDFEAAISYFNKIIDEKNTVSQNAYYHLAECYLNIDKKTEALNAFKTASEMSFNVKIQQDAALNYVKLSYEEGNPFENVTDVLQNYLKNYPNSTSYTEINELVVSSFINQQDFEGALVFLSKKNTQENIALASEVSLYRGIQLFNEQKLQEALPYFVKGKSSSEIEISQKANYWEAETLYQLENYEDALNKFINFNNRLRNSNSDAFPLLQYNIGYSHFKLKNYEKAANTFEAFLGKRDLEIDIKNDTYIRLGDSYFATKNYLEALRAYQTVVNNEGTEADYAQYQIGMSYGFRELDDQKIVALTNVVNKYPTSNLKDDALYQLANTYTKIRNNQKAHEAYERLLEKHPKSVFLPKALVRQGLLYYNDNENRKALEKFKLTTSKFPNSADALEAVRNAKNIYVDEDNLDGYVSWTNTLRFVDVSDSELENSTFAIAERKYFEGKNNSTIASLRKYLSSFPNGKNQLKATYYLADLLFKEKLYSEAIEKYKVVLNAGQSEFSEDVLAKLSQIYLQRQDYYGAIPLLERLEREAYITENILYAQSNLMKGYSSTKAYNLAIDYAEKILAKNKLDDNLKLDATTVIARTSFITLDLRKAEKFYKQVEEIATGELKAETLYFNAYFKNLNKEYEASNKVVQELIATYSNYKYWGVKSYVIMAKNYYELKDVYQATFILENVIKNFTQFEDIVKDAEIELTKIKENEAKTNNSITPQTKN from the coding sequence ATGAAATTTCGTTTTATCAAAAAACATATTTTATCTTGTATCTTTTTTACAGCCTCTTTTGCGATGTTTTCGCAACAAACGGTTGTTGATGCAAATATAGTTTCAGACTTTAATAACGCTTTAAAACTTTATAATGATAAAGCATATGCTGCTGCTCAAAAAGGATTTGAAAAAGTACAAAACACAGCAAAAGAAAGTTCTAGTTTAAAAGCAGATGCAACCTATTATGATGCTATGTGTGCTGTAAGGTTAAACCAAACAGCCGCAGATGAAAAAGTGTTAAATTTTGTTGATGAAAACCCAACAAGCAATAAAAAAAACAAAGCTTTTTTTAATGTTGCTAATTATTATTTTGCCAATAAAAAAGCAGCTCACGCTTTAAAATGGTACGAAAAAGTAAATACAGACTTATTATCCGAAGAAAATAAAAAGGAATTAAATTTTAAAATGGGTTATGGTTTGTTAATTGCGAAAGCTTACGAACTTTCTAAAGATAAATTTCTACCTTTAATAAACGACGCTAAATATGGGAATGATTCTAGATATTATTATGGTTATATCGCCTATAAACTAGAAGATTATGGCATTGCTGCTTCAACTTTAAAGCAAATTGAAAATGACAAAACCTACAAAGCAGAAATTTCTTATTACTTATTAGATATTAGTTTTAAAGCTGGTGAATTTGAAAAATGTATAGAAGTTGGTACAGAACTTTTAAAAACTGCTAGAAGAAATGACATTTCAGAAATTTCTAAAATTATTGGCGAAAGTTATTTCAATTTAAAAAAATATGCAGCAGCGATTCCATATTTAAAAGGTTACACAGGTAAAGGTGGTAAATTAAATAACACAGATTATTATCAATTAGGATATGCTTATTACAAACAAAACGACTTTGAAGCTGCCATTAGTTATTTTAATAAAATTATAGATGAAAAAAATACAGTTTCGCAAAATGCGTATTATCATTTAGCTGAATGTTATTTAAATATTGATAAAAAAACGGAAGCTTTAAATGCATTTAAAACTGCAAGTGAAATGAGTTTTAATGTTAAAATTCAACAAGATGCTGCTTTAAATTACGTAAAATTAAGTTATGAAGAAGGCAATCCTTTTGAAAACGTTACAGATGTTTTACAGAATTATTTAAAGAACTACCCAAATTCAACTTCTTATACTGAGATTAATGAATTGGTGGTTTCATCATTTATAAATCAGCAAGATTTTGAAGGTGCTTTGGTATTTTTATCCAAAAAAAATACCCAAGAAAATATTGCATTAGCATCCGAAGTTTCTTTGTACAGAGGTATTCAATTATTTAATGAGCAAAAATTGCAAGAAGCATTGCCTTATTTTGTGAAGGGAAAAAGTTCTTCAGAAATCGAAATCAGTCAAAAAGCCAACTATTGGGAAGCAGAAACCTTATATCAATTAGAAAATTACGAAGATGCTTTAAACAAATTCATCAACTTTAATAATCGTTTAAGAAACAGCAATAGTGATGCTTTTCCTTTATTGCAATACAATATTGGATACTCACATTTTAAGCTAAAAAACTATGAAAAAGCTGCAAACACGTTCGAAGCTTTTCTGGGAAAAAGAGATTTAGAAATCGATATAAAAAACGACACTTATATTCGTTTGGGAGATAGTTATTTTGCTACAAAAAATTATTTAGAGGCTTTAAGGGCGTATCAAACTGTAGTAAATAACGAAGGAACTGAGGCAGATTATGCTCAATATCAAATAGGAATGAGTTATGGTTTTAGGGAGTTAGATGATCAGAAAATTGTAGCATTAACGAATGTTGTCAATAAATATCCAACTTCTAATTTAAAAGATGATGCTTTATATCAACTTGCAAATACCTACACAAAAATTAGAAACAACCAAAAAGCACATGAAGCTTATGAGAGATTGTTAGAGAAACATCCTAAAAGTGTCTTTTTGCCTAAAGCTTTAGTTCGCCAAGGTTTGCTGTATTATAATGATAATGAAAACAGAAAAGCTTTAGAGAAATTTAAATTGACAACAAGTAAATTTCCTAATTCTGCTGATGCTCTTGAGGCTGTTAGAAATGCAAAAAACATTTATGTTGATGAGGATAATTTAGATGGCTATGTAAGTTGGACTAACACGTTACGATTTGTTGATGTGTCTGATTCTGAGTTAGAAAATTCAACCTTTGCAATTGCAGAACGTAAATATTTTGAAGGCAAAAACAATAGCACAATTGCTAGTTTAAGGAAATATTTAAGCAGTTTCCCAAATGGAAAAAATCAGTTAAAAGCAACTTATTATTTAGCAGATTTACTGTTTAAAGAAAAATTATACTCAGAAGCTATCGAAAAATATAAAGTTGTTTTAAATGCAGGACAGAGTGAATTTAGCGAAGATGTTTTGGCAAAATTATCTCAAATTTACCTGCAGAGACAAGATTATTATGGCGCAATTCCTTTATTAGAAAGGTTAGAAAGAGAAGCTTACATTACAGAGAACATTTTGTATGCTCAAAGTAATTTAATGAAAGGCTATTCTAGCACCAAAGCTTACAATTTAGCTATAGATTATGCAGAAAAAATATTAGCTAAAAATAAATTAGATGATAATTTGAAGTTAGATGCAACTACTGTAATTGCAAGAACTTCTTTTATAACTTTAGATTTAAGAAAAGCAGAAAAATTTTACAAACAAGTTGAAGAAATTGCAACTGGAGAATTAAAAGCCGAGACTTTATACTTTAATGCTTATTTCAAAAATTTGAACAAAGAATACGAAGCATCTAACAAAGTTGTGCAAGAATTAATTGCAACGTATTCTAATTACAAATATTGGGGCGTAAAAAGCTATGTAATTATGGCTAAAAATTACTACGAACTAAAAGATGTGTATCAAGCAACTTTTATTTTAGAAAACGTAATTAAGAATTTTACACAATTCGAAGATATTGTAAAAGATGCTGAGATAGAGCTTACTAAAATAAAAGAAAACGAAGCCAAAACTAATAATTCTATAACTCCACAAACTAAAAATTAA
- a CDS encoding cell division ATP-binding protein FtsE, with protein sequence MDKPVLHLENAAIYQRENLVLSQVNLTINKGDFYYLIGKTGSGKSSLMKTLYGDLKLQEGTGSIVDFDLKNLKEKDIPFLRRKIGIVFQDFKLLSDRTVFGNLEFVLKATGWKNKDEIKAKINEVLEKVGMQSQHYKNTFELSGGEQQRIAIARALLNDPELILADEPTGNLDPKTSLEVMELLNEIHKSGKTILMATHDYQLIVKFKHTTLKVEAGELFEVVQQATN encoded by the coding sequence ATGGACAAACCAGTTTTACATTTAGAGAATGCAGCCATTTATCAAAGAGAAAATTTGGTGTTATCGCAAGTTAATTTAACCATTAACAAAGGAGATTTTTACTATTTGATTGGTAAAACAGGCAGTGGAAAAAGTAGTTTAATGAAAACACTTTATGGTGATTTAAAATTGCAAGAAGGCACTGGCTCTATTGTAGACTTTGATTTAAAAAACTTAAAAGAGAAAGATATTCCGTTTTTGAGGAGAAAAATAGGCATTGTTTTCCAAGATTTTAAATTATTAAGTGATCGAACCGTTTTTGGAAATCTAGAATTTGTTTTAAAAGCTACAGGTTGGAAAAATAAAGACGAGATAAAAGCCAAAATAAACGAAGTTTTAGAGAAAGTAGGGATGCAATCTCAACATTACAAAAACACATTCGAACTTTCTGGAGGTGAACAACAAAGAATAGCTATTGCAAGAGCTTTGTTAAACGACCCAGAATTAATTTTGGCAGATGAACCTACAGGAAATTTAGATCCAAAAACTTCTTTGGAAGTTATGGAACTATTAAATGAAATTCATAAAAGTGGCAAAACAATTTTAATGGCAACTCACGATTACCAATTAATTGTAAAATTCAAGCACACTACTTTAAAAGTAGAAGCAGGGGAGTTGTTTGAAGTTGTGCAACAAGCAACAAATTAA
- a CDS encoding glycosyltransferase family 2 protein → MLSVLIPTYNYNAFFLVDKIHQQLILAQIAFEIICFDDGSKSELNAENEKINSLENARFKVLENNIGRSAIRNLLAKEATYKWLLFLDADVLPTNKQFIKNYIACFNTSKTVFCGGLLYQHKKENLDLLRYKYGKKHEEISIEKRLENPSKYFFTSNFLIQKDVFKTITFEEKLKKYGREDLLFSLKLIKEGYKIAHLENQVYHLGIDDNKVFVAKTKKAMENLVFLEEEQLIEKEEIALLKVTKKLGNLKLSRFTGNFYPTFEKLAIKNSNVFYFNCMKVCYVCFLKSRNE, encoded by the coding sequence ATGCTTTCAGTTTTAATACCAACATATAATTATAATGCTTTTTTTTTGGTTGATAAAATTCATCAACAATTAATTTTAGCGCAAATTGCTTTCGAGATTATTTGTTTTGATGATGGTTCTAAATCTGAATTAAATGCAGAAAACGAAAAAATAAATTCTCTAGAAAACGCAAGGTTTAAAGTTTTAGAAAATAATATTGGTAGAAGTGCAATTAGAAACTTATTAGCAAAAGAAGCAACTTATAAATGGTTGCTTTTTTTAGATGCAGATGTTCTGCCCACAAATAAGCAATTTATTAAAAATTATATTGCCTGCTTTAATACATCTAAAACTGTTTTTTGTGGAGGATTACTGTATCAACATAAAAAAGAAAATTTAGATTTATTACGTTATAAATATGGAAAAAAACATGAAGAAATTTCCATAGAAAAAAGATTGGAAAATCCGAGTAAATATTTTTTCACATCAAATTTTTTAATTCAAAAAGATGTTTTTAAAACAATTACTTTTGAAGAAAAACTTAAAAAATACGGAAGAGAAGACTTGTTATTTTCTTTAAAGTTGATAAAAGAAGGCTATAAAATAGCGCATTTAGAAAACCAAGTATATCATTTAGGAATTGATGACAATAAAGTTTTTGTTGCTAAAACTAAAAAAGCGATGGAAAATTTAGTTTTTTTAGAAGAAGAACAATTAATTGAAAAAGAAGAAATAGCTTTGTTGAAAGTCACAAAAAAGTTAGGGAATTTAAAATTAAGTAGATTTACAGGTAATTTTTATCCAACTTTCGAGAAATTAGCCATTAAAAACTCGAATGTTTTTTACTTTAATTGTATGAAAGTATGTTATGTATGTTTTTTAAAATCAAGAAATGAATAG
- a CDS encoding 2OG-Fe(II) oxygenase, with amino-acid sequence MNRAEIGHIIYKQLFENKEVLKQQFLNSKKDIGYFYIDNLLPENLALEIFEKFPSTEETVKRKSLKEYKFTAFQMNQYNALLEEVIYAFQDEKVIKLVAEICDLKNIYGDEFLYAGGLSLMKKDNFLNPHLDNSHDKDRSRWRVLNLLYYTTPNWELENGGNLELWPKGLKEEPITILSKFNRLVVMTTHQKSWHSVNKVAKDATRCCISNYYFSDEPILESDSFHVTTFRGRSSEKVKDVILQVDNNLRSGLRKIFKKGVRENPHQYKK; translated from the coding sequence ATGAATAGAGCTGAAATCGGACATATAATTTATAAGCAGTTATTTGAAAATAAAGAGGTTTTAAAACAACAGTTTTTAAACTCTAAAAAAGATATTGGTTATTTTTATATTGATAATCTGTTACCTGAAAATTTAGCTTTAGAAATTTTTGAAAAATTTCCATCAACAGAAGAAACTGTAAAAAGAAAAAGTTTAAAAGAATATAAGTTTACCGCTTTTCAAATGAACCAATATAATGCGCTTTTAGAGGAAGTTATTTATGCCTTTCAAGATGAAAAAGTTATAAAACTTGTTGCAGAAATTTGCGATTTAAAAAACATTTATGGTGATGAATTTTTATATGCAGGTGGTTTATCTTTAATGAAAAAAGATAATTTTTTGAATCCGCATTTAGATAATTCTCATGATAAAGATAGAAGTAGATGGCGAGTTTTAAACTTATTATATTACACAACTCCTAATTGGGAACTAGAAAATGGTGGAAATTTAGAACTTTGGCCAAAAGGTTTAAAGGAAGAACCAATTACAATTTTGAGTAAATTTAATAGATTAGTGGTCATGACAACACACCAAAAATCTTGGCATTCTGTAAATAAAGTAGCCAAAGATGCTACAAGATGCTGCATTTCTAATTATTATTTTTCTGATGAACCTATATTAGAATCTGATTCTTTTCATGTAACTACTTTTAGAGGTAGATCTTCAGAAAAGGTAAAAGATGTTATTTTACAAGTTGATAATAATTTACGATCTGGATTGCGAAAAATTTTTAAGAAAGGTGTTCGAGAAAACCCACATCAATATAAAAAATAA
- a CDS encoding glycosyltransferase yields MKKIIVSITNDISTDQRVEKVCNTLLNAGYEILLIGKKNENSKPLERNYSTKRISVFFKKGILFYAEFNLKLFFILLFTKKNMLLANDLDTLLPNYLVSLLQRKKIVYDSHELFPEIPELVNRPFAKKIWTVLEKTILPKLKNTYTVCNSIAAFYNDKYATDFKTIINLPTKKEIVKTTFPINYTDEKIILYQGAINVGRGLELMIETMSFLENCIFVIIGDGDIFESLKEKVITKNLTYKVYFLGRKNPEELHKITPLANLGISIEEDLGLNYRFALPNKIFDYIQANVPILVSDLPEMKSIVLNYNVGEIVTNRDPKKLAQQIENLLKKDFTITLEKAKETLIWEHQEELLLSIFKGAK; encoded by the coding sequence TTGAAAAAAATTATAGTTTCTATAACCAATGATATTTCTACAGATCAAAGAGTAGAAAAAGTTTGTAACACCTTGCTAAATGCTGGATATGAAATTCTTTTAATTGGTAAAAAAAACGAAAACAGCAAACCTTTAGAAAGAAATTATAGCACAAAAAGAATTAGCGTTTTTTTTAAAAAAGGCATTTTATTTTATGCTGAGTTTAATCTGAAGCTATTTTTCATCCTTCTTTTTACAAAAAAAAACATGCTTTTAGCCAATGATTTGGACACACTTTTGCCAAATTATTTAGTGAGTTTGTTACAAAGAAAAAAAATTGTGTATGATAGCCATGAATTATTTCCTGAAATTCCTGAATTGGTTAATAGACCATTTGCTAAAAAAATCTGGACTGTTTTAGAGAAAACTATTTTACCAAAATTAAAAAATACATATACAGTTTGCAACAGTATTGCTGCATTTTACAATGATAAATATGCTACTGATTTTAAAACAATTATAAATTTACCAACTAAAAAAGAAATCGTTAAAACTACATTTCCTATTAATTATACTGATGAAAAAATAATACTTTATCAAGGTGCAATTAATGTCGGCAGAGGTTTGGAATTGATGATTGAAACCATGTCCTTTCTTGAAAACTGTATTTTTGTAATTATTGGTGATGGTGATATTTTTGAATCTTTAAAAGAAAAAGTAATTACCAAAAACCTGACTTATAAAGTTTATTTTTTAGGAAGAAAAAATCCTGAAGAACTCCATAAAATAACGCCTTTAGCAAATTTAGGAATTAGTATTGAAGAAGATTTAGGCTTGAATTATAGATTTGCATTACCAAATAAAATATTCGATTATATTCAAGCAAATGTGCCTATTTTGGTTTCTGACTTGCCTGAAATGAAAAGTATTGTTTTGAATTATAACGTTGGCGAAATTGTTACAAATAGAGATCCTAAAAAACTTGCTCAACAAATTGAAAACCTCTTAAAAAAAGATTTTACTATAACTTTAGAAAAAGCGAAAGAAACTTTAATTTGGGAACATCAAGAAGAGCTGCTTTTATCAATCTTTAAAGGAGCAAAATAA
- a CDS encoding DUF2945 domain-containing protein — protein sequence MIQKGTKVKWNWGKGTAEGKVKETYTEKVTKTIKGNEVTRNGEELNKALYIQQEDGDKVLKSESEVEKV from the coding sequence ATGATACAAAAAGGAACAAAAGTAAAATGGAATTGGGGAAAGGGAACAGCAGAAGGCAAAGTGAAAGAAACCTATACAGAAAAAGTGACCAAAACCATTAAAGGAAACGAAGTTACTAGAAATGGTGAAGAATTAAACAAAGCTTTGTATATTCAACAAGAAGATGGAGATAAAGTACTAAAATCTGAAAGTGAAGTAGAAAAAGTATAA
- a CDS encoding NAD(P)-dependent oxidoreductase yields the protein MKFGIIKERKNPPDRRVVFSPTKLKEFKTQFPSAEIAVESSDIRVFSDEYYQKEGLEVTKNMEDCDVLFGVKEVPINALIPNKKYFFFSHTIKKQPYNRDLLNAILNKNIELFDHETIIKENGARLIGFGRYAGIVGVYNGFRAIGLTNETFKLPKAENLDSQKELIDELKKIDLKNLKILLTGNGKVAYGAKEMLDAMSIKQVSVDEYLNQDFVEPVYCLADVLDYNKRKDGKVIDVFDFYNHPENYLSDFMRFAKVTDFFIAGHFYGNGAPYLFTREDAKHQDFNIKFVADISCDVDGPVASTLRASTIAEPIYGYHPEKEIEVDYKDKDAIVVMAVDNLPCELPKDASEGFGEMFLENVIPAFFNNDKDGVLKRAKMTENGKLTERFSYLQDYVDGKE from the coding sequence ATGAAATTCGGAATTATAAAAGAACGCAAAAATCCACCAGATAGAAGAGTCGTCTTTTCACCAACAAAATTAAAAGAGTTTAAAACACAATTTCCATCAGCAGAAATTGCTGTAGAAAGTTCAGATATTCGTGTTTTTTCTGACGAATATTACCAAAAAGAAGGTTTAGAAGTCACCAAAAATATGGAAGATTGTGATGTTTTATTTGGTGTAAAAGAAGTGCCAATAAATGCTTTAATTCCGAATAAAAAATATTTTTTCTTTAGTCATACCATCAAAAAACAACCATATAATAGAGATTTACTCAACGCAATTTTAAACAAAAATATAGAACTTTTTGATCACGAAACTATTATCAAAGAAAATGGAGCAAGGTTAATAGGTTTTGGAAGATATGCAGGAATTGTTGGCGTTTATAATGGTTTTAGAGCAATTGGTTTAACAAATGAAACTTTTAAATTGCCAAAAGCAGAAAATTTAGACAGTCAAAAAGAATTGATTGACGAACTCAAAAAAATCGACCTAAAAAATTTAAAAATACTTTTAACAGGAAATGGAAAAGTTGCTTATGGAGCAAAAGAAATGTTAGATGCAATGAGCATCAAACAAGTTTCTGTAGATGAATATTTAAATCAAGATTTTGTAGAACCAGTATATTGTTTGGCAGATGTTTTAGATTATAACAAACGTAAAGATGGAAAAGTAATTGATGTTTTTGATTTTTACAATCATCCAGAAAATTATCTTTCTGATTTTATGCGTTTTGCTAAAGTAACCGACTTTTTTATTGCTGGACATTTTTATGGAAATGGAGCACCTTATTTATTTACCAGAGAAGATGCAAAACACCAAGATTTCAACATAAAATTTGTGGCAGATATTTCTTGTGATGTTGATGGTCCTGTAGCTTCTACGTTAAGAGCATCAACCATTGCAGAACCAATTTATGGATATCATCCAGAAAAAGAAATTGAAGTTGATTATAAAGATAAAGACGCTATTGTAGTGATGGCTGTAGATAATTTGCCTTGCGAATTGCCAAAAGATGCCAGTGAAGGTTTTGGCGAAATGTTTTTAGAAAATGTAATTCCAGCTTTTTTTAATAATGATAAAGATGGAGTTTTAAAACGTGCAAAAATGACTGAAAACGGAAAATTAACAGAACGTTTTTCTTATTTACAAGATTATGTGGATGGCAAGGAATAA
- a CDS encoding DUF3820 family protein, translated as MEQNQQFLIDLAKMKMPFGKFQGRFLIDLPEHYIVWYKNKGFPNGKLGKQMELVYELQLNGLEDIVRKIQRDFS; from the coding sequence GTGGAACAAAATCAACAATTCTTAATAGATTTAGCCAAAATGAAAATGCCTTTTGGAAAATTTCAAGGCAGATTTTTAATAGATTTACCTGAACATTATATAGTTTGGTATAAAAATAAAGGTTTCCCAAATGGAAAATTAGGGAAACAAATGGAACTGGTTTATGAACTTCAATTAAATGGTTTAGAGGATATTGTTCGAAAAATTCAACGCGATTTTTCTTAA